One Solea senegalensis isolate Sse05_10M linkage group LG3, IFAPA_SoseM_1, whole genome shotgun sequence genomic window carries:
- the LOC122766772 gene encoding serine/threonine-protein kinase 38-like, whose amino-acid sequence MTGGTAAALPMSNHTRERVTVAKLTLENFYSTLLTQHEEREMRQKKLEKAMDEEGLPDEEKVMRRSQHARKETEFLRLKRTRLGLDDFESLKVIGRGAFGEVRLVQKKDTGHIYAMKILRKADMLEKEQVAHIRAERDILVEADGAWVVKMFYSFQDKRNLYLIMEFLPGGDMMTLLMKKDTLSEEATQFYIAETVLAIDSIHQLGFIHRDIKPDNLLLDSRGHVKLSDFGLCTGLKKAHRTEFYRNLTHNPPSDFSFQNMNSKRKAETWKKNRRQLAYSTVGTPDYIAPEVFMQTGYNKLCDWWSLGVIMYEMLIGYPPFCSETPQETYRKVMNWKETLVFPPEVPISERAKDLILRYCADAENRIGAVSVEEIKSHQFFESVDWEHIRERPAAISIEIKSIDDTSNFDDFPESDILQPANATEPDFKSKDWVFLNYTYKRFEGLTQRGTIPTYMKAGKA is encoded by the exons ATGACGGGAGGGACTGCAGCCGCCCTTCCCATGAGCAACCacaccagagagagagtgactgtGGCAAAGCTGACGCTGGAAAATTTCTACAGCACTCTGCTCACCCAGCACGAGGAGCGGGAGATGAG GCAGAAAAAGTTGGAGAAAGCAATGGATGAAGAAGGTTTACCAGATGAGGAG AAAGTAATGCGGCGCTCCCAGCATGCCCGCAAGGAGACGGAGTTTTTGCGACTCAAGAGGACGCGATTGGGCTTGGATGACTTTGAGTCACTTAAAGTGATTGGACGGGGTGCTTTTGGAGAG GTACGTTTGGTGCAGAAAAAAGATACAGGCCACATCTATGCCATGAAGATTTTGAGAAAAGCAGACATGCTGGAGAAGGAGCAG GTCGCTCATATCCGGGCAGAGAGGGATATTCTAGTGGAGGCAGACGGAGCCTGGGTGGTCAAGATGTTCTACAGCTTCCAGGACAAGAGGAACCTCTATCTTATCATGGAGTTCCTGCCTGGAG GTGACATGATGACCTTGCTGATGAAGAAGGACACTCTCTCAGAAGAAGCCACCCAGTTCTATATCGCCGAGACTGTTTTGGCCATTGACTCCATCCACCAGCTGGGCTTCATCCACAGAGACATCAAACCTGACAACCTGCTGCTGGACTCTAGG GGCCATGTGAAGCTGTCAGACTTTGGTCTGTGTACAGGACTGAAGAAGGCCCACCGCACTGAATTCTACAGGAACCTGACGCACAACCCACCCAGTGATTTCT CCTTTCAAAATATGAACTCCAAGAGGAAAGCAGAAACCTGGAAGAAGAACCGCAGGCAGCTG GCCTATTCCACTGTGGGGACGCCGGACTACATTGCTCCTGAGGTCTTCATGCAGACCGGTTACAACAAGCTGTGTGACTGGTGGTCTCTGGGTGTCATCATGTATGAAATGCTCATTG GTTACCCGCCATTCTGCTCAGAGACGCCACAGGAGACGTACAGGAAGGTGATGAACTGGAAGGAAACACTTGTCTTCCCACCTGAAGTCCCCATCTCAGAAAGGGCCAAAGACTTGATATTAAG gtattGTGCTGATGCTGAGAACAGGATTGGAGCAGTGAGTGTGGAGGAGATCAAGAGCCATCAGTTCTTTGAGTCCGTGGACTGGGAGCACATCAG GGAGCGGCCAGCGGCCATCTCCATTGAAATCAAGAGCATCGACGATACCTCTAACTTTGATGACTTCCCTGAATCAGACATTCTTCAGCCAG ccAATGCAACAGAGCCGGACTTTAAATCAAAGGACTGGGTGTTCCTCAACTACACTTACAAGCGATTTGAGGGTTTGACACAGCGAGGCACCATCCCCACATACATGAAGGCAGGCAAGGCCTGA